A window from Hemibagrus wyckioides isolate EC202008001 linkage group LG17, SWU_Hwy_1.0, whole genome shotgun sequence encodes these proteins:
- the LOC131367743 gene encoding uncharacterized protein DDB_G0271670-like yields the protein MDPYVLWSRTLMSLPGSPGFNTAHSSSTPSSRTSSTASSIATSRTSSTASSTATSRTSSTASSTASSTASSTISSTASSTISSTDSSTASSTALSTISSTASSTNLIYSLIYSFIYNLIYSFIYNLIYSLIYTSSIATSRTSSTASSTALSTISSTASSTALSTISSTASSTISSTASSTASSTISSTASSTISSTASSTISSTASSTISSTASSTISSTASSTASSTISSTASSTISSTASSTISSTASSTTSSTASSTASSTASSTASSTISSTASSTISSTASSTASSTASSTASSTISSTASSTASSTISSTASSTISSTASSTASSTASSTASSTASSTASSTASSTASSTASSTASSTASSTASSTASSTASSTASSRTSSTASSTASSTPSSTPSSTTSSTPSSTASSTASSTALSTATSRTSSRTSSTASSTASSTASSTTSSTPLSTASSTTSSTTSSTPSSTTSSTPSSTASSTASSTASSTALSTATSRTSSRTSSTASSTTSSTTSTKASSTASSTASSTTSSKASSTATSRTSSTASSTASTSTSSTPSTTASTSFIAPNYSHQQHQLQPPLQPHLQHLHLCVTTKNLFNVELLDIILVKFLSFVIK from the exons ATGGATCCTTATGTGCTCTGGAGCAGAACTCTGATGTCTTTACCAGGCTCTCCTGGTTTCAACACagctcatt CCTCTTCTACACCCTCATCTAGAACCTCATCTACAGCTTCATCTATAGCCACATCTAGAACCTCATCTACAGCTTCATCTACAGCCACATCTAGAACCTCATCTACAGCCTCATCTAcagcttcatctacagcttcatcTACAATCTCATCTACAGCTTCATCTACAATCTCATCTACAGattcatctacagcttcatcTACAGCCTTATCTACAATCTCATCTACAGCCTCATCTACA AACCTCATCTACAGCCTCATCTACAGCTTCATCTACAATCTCATCTACAGCTTCATCTACAATCTCATCTACAGCCTCATCTACA CTTCATCTATAGCCACATCTAGAACCTCATCTACAGCTTCATCTACAGCCTTATCTACAATCTCATCTACAGCTTCATCTACAGCCTTATCTACAATCTCATCTACAGCTTCATCTACAATCTCATCTAcagcttcatctacagcttcatctacaatctcatctacagcttcatctacaatctcatctacagcttcatctacaatctcatctacagcttcatctacaatctcatctacagcttcatctacaatctcatctacagcttcatctacagcttcatctacaatctcatctacagcttcatctacaatctcatctacagcttcatctacaatctcatctacagcttcatctacaacctcatctacagcttcatctacagcttcatctacagcttcatctacagcttcatcTACAATCTCATCTACAGCTTCATCTACAATCTCATCTACAGCTTCATCTACAGCCTCATCTACAGCTTCATCTACAGCCTCATCTACAATCTCATCTAcagcttcatctacagcttcatcTACAATCTCATCTACAGCTTCATCTACAATCTCATCTACAGCTTCATCTACAGCCTCATCTACAGCCTCATCTACAGCCTCATCTAcagcttcatctacagcttcatcTACAGCCTCATCTACAGCCTCATCTACAGCCTCATCTACAGCCTCATCTACAGCTTCATCTACAGCCTCATCTACAGCCTCATCTACAGCTTCATCTACAGCCTCATCTAGAACCTCATCTACAGCTTCATCTACAGCCTCATCTACACCCTCTTCTACACCCTCATCTACAACCTCTTCTACACCCTCATCTACAGCCTCCTCTACAgcctcatctacagctttatctACAGCCACATCTAGAACCTCATCTAGAACCTCATCTACAGCTTCATCTACAGCCTCATCTACAGCCTCATCTACAACCTCATCTACACCCTTATCTACAGCTTCATCTACAACCTCATCTACAACCTCTTCTACACCCTCATCTACAACCTCTTCTACACCCTCATCTACAGCCTCCTCTACAGCCTCATCTACAgcctcatctacagctttatctACAGCCACATCTAGAACCTCATCTAGAACCTCATCTACAGCTTCATCTACAACCTCATCTACAACCTCAACTAAAGCTTCATCTACCGCCTCATCTACAGCGTCATCTACAACCTCATCTAAAGCTTCATCTACAGCCACATCTAGAACCTCATCTACCGCCTCATCTACAGCTTCAACTTCGACCTCATCTACACCCTCAACTACAGCCTCAACCTCATTTATAGCCCCAAATTACAGTCATCAACAGCATCAACTGCAGCCCCCTCTACAGCCTCATCTACAACATCTGCACCTGTGTGTAACAACTAAGAACTTGTTTAATGTTGAGCTATTAGATATAATTTTAGTGAAGTTCTTGTCATTTGTAAttaaatag